In the genome of Vespa crabro chromosome 1, iyVesCrab1.2, whole genome shotgun sequence, the window ATAGATAAaagtataacaaaaaagaaaacaaaaaaaagaaaaacttccgcgagtatagaaaaaagaaaaagaaaaaagtaacaaatacTACAGTTCCTTGactttcgatcgaatttttaatatatcgatcAAAAATTTGCAAATCGAAATAGGATATTTACATACAGAGATAATTCTTTCATACAAATACGTCCACATCAATTTGATATTAGTTTTTCGAGAaaacataaaacaaaaaaatttttcaatttaatttttattcgagcgttacgattattattaatttagtcCCCTTTAGCATGACAGAcagtttaaaacaaaaaagaaaatgaataaagaacacgtttttgtatttttgtattttttaaattaaaaaaaaagttttttcttcgaagtaatatataaaacattcgtattattttagATCATACTTAACATTCTGTTATTtggaatgtaaaataataattttccccTTGGCTAGACTTTATCGTCAATTTTTTAGGAAAGTgtaaaaatatcgtaaaactttattttttacatttaggAAAGTGTAATTTTTTTAACCTGACTGGATTTCGAGACTGCCCGTCGGATCCGTAGAATAGCAAGTTACCATCGCGCCATCTGAATACATAGAACACGGGACACAGAACACGGATCACAATcataaatcaatcaatcaatcaatgtATTTCCAGTTTCATCAATTTCACAGTTGCCCTCTCACTCTATACTTCACGTCGATCGTACATCGTACATAGTATttgttacttctttctttctctcttcttcacaTTCGTTTAAAgccttttaactttttttgaTAACTTATATTTCTACAAGTTTAGATCACTAAATTTTCATTCGGATCATAAAGAGCAAttgtacaaaattttatttaaattgcaaataaatagtaataatttttgagAAATTGTGAACACACAGATTAagacttttatattaataataattcgcaAGAGACTATTAGAATACGggtgtaaaattttttaaaatcggCAACCCCAGTTAACAACGAGGTATAAGATCTTGTCTATTTTCAGGGGCAACACAAACGTTCGTAGAATGTATCACTTTTTTGATGTATCAATCAAGCTTTAGgagatatttatgtaatacttaaaaattagttttatattgttaatcaTCCGTTACGATCGAGTTGTACTATCAATCGATCTCTATAACTGTCGATACTCGTTAACTTCAGATCCATGATAAAATCacgaacaaaataataataataatctataacAAAATCATGTCTCAAAATTAcaagtaaatttaataaattcatcagatatgtttctatcattatatattaaacattcatgcaattacaataaaaaaagacaaggattaatctattatcaatttaataattaacatgtTAGACGATAGCAATGCAATGTCGCAAATGAATCCTTGTCAATCAAGAGTACCTTTACAAcctaatcaaaataattttcaaacataTCAGCAAACGAATAATCAACAAAGCACGCAATGCTCCGGCTGCCCTGGGAATTCTCAAGGTAACTCTATCGGGGAATCTTCGtaactcgttcgttcgttcgttcgttcgttcgttcgttcgttcgatcgattattcGAATGGAACTTATTCGCTCCAGGACAATATATGCAGGGTCCGTTCGGTCAATTTTATCAACAAGAAAACTATTCGTCAGCACAATATCCCTGTACAACGCAACTGCCAAATAATACGACTAATTTCTGTCAAGGGATTCCTTGTCAAAATACAATGTCACCTATGCAGACGCAAGCGAATAATTGCGGATCTCTACCACAAAATATAATCGATCAGATTCGTTCATGCATCCCTAACACAGCACCGATCTTTATTATTCCTGGTGGTTGCCAGCAACCGTTGGTAACAACTACTCAACAAGCACCTCCAATTCCTGATATATTAAATCCTTTGACAAGTTCGAATAAACAATCAAATTATATTCCTTCTCCTTTATCACCGATCTATCCACCTTTCTTTTATCCCTATCcaattccttttcctttattcgaTCCGTATGGAACTCGATCTAACGAACAGCAAAAAAATTGTGGTTGTTCTTCGAAAGGCAATGGCGAAATCACAGGACCGAAACAATTTCCTGCATTACCTTATCCCCATAGCTCTTATTACGAGGAAGAACATCGTTGTACTAATACCACAGATGACACGATCTgttcgaaaagaaattgtcCCTCAGCAATCAGTCTTCAAGCTTTGGCATCTCAGTTATTGTCCATACAAGGTATCATTTCTTGCACAGCTACCCGATTACTTCTCAGAAAGATACCAGGATCGAATATAACCACGACGATGGAGGATACCATGGAGAGAGCTCAAAGATCTATCAACGCTCTCAACAAGGATCAATTATTGGGCGAGTCTAGGAACTCTCAGCAAGTGAACGCTCTGATAAATCTTCACATGACCGCAAATCCACCAGCCAACATAATTCCGATCCTAACGTTGGTCCAGCTTAAAGTAAACGTTTTAAAGGCACAGGTGGAAAACCTGATCAATACAAAACTGATGGAAACTCAGGGTTTGGAGGTAAGATACACGATTTTCTATGTaggaagataataacaatagttcgaacaaaatttctttaataatcgtTACCAAATTGATCGTCGATATAGATAGAAGCAACCGATTCGATAGATCCAACTATTCTTGCTCTGAAGACCGATGCCGAACTCCGTGAATTCCttgtaattttaaaacaaaaggaaTGCGACGAAAGAGTGAACCTGAATTTTGCACCTTATCGTTCTCAGCGGGTCATCGCTGAGAGCAGATTGAGTAACGTTCAGAAAAAGATTCAACAGATCGAAGTTgaattcgaaagaagaagatgcaACGTTGCACCGTCTATATCGTTGTCTTCTAGAATCGTACGAGAATTTGCCGAAACACCGGGTAATTTTTCGAGCCATTCAGGTTATCCAGATCTTacaatatcgaaaagaaagacgatAGAATCACGGGAATCTCCGGATCCTTTCGCGATTACGTTCAAATCTCCAAGAAAACTTCGACTGAAACCACATGTCGGTAGTCCCGAAACAACCTACGATTAttcgaacaaaaagaaagaccaGGTGAAAACCACGTGCAATGACAAAGGTTCTCAGATAGAatcaaaaacgaaagagaaaaaacgaactGATCGTACCAACCTTAAAAATTGTAACTGTTACGATGAAAGTTCCTCTGATGAGAGTTCagaagaggataaaaaaaaaaaacttcaacTACAAATCGACAAGAGAGGAAATGTGACTGTGACTAGCGAGGCTAAACTAAAGAATGTGTCCTTCATGAAGTTGGCATCAAACGTTTCTCTTCGAACGGTAAAGCCAAGCGACGTTTTCGAAAAGAGAGATCGTAAAGTGAAACCTAGTCGAACCGAGATAGATTCGAATGATATCCGTGAACCGTCCTTGCCTACTGTTCCGAAGGTCGAAGAAATCTCTGAGGTTACAGAAACTGATGAGCCCTCTGTTAGCGCCGATGTCGATCTTGTGCCAGATGTGAAACCGTACGATACGGTtggtgaaaagaaaagggaaagtaTCGAGAGTGCGGAGTTAACTTTGGACGAATTCAAGGACGATGCCGACAAGGacaaaaaagaggaaacgaaAGTTTCTATATCCAATGTTAATATAACCGatgaagaaaagattaaaaagatcgTTAATTTGTCACATTTTAAAGAATTAACTCCTTCGAATGATAAAGAGGTTCAAATTCCTGAGAGTAAGTTAGATAAGACAAGTGCGAGTATCGAAGAAGGCGTAATAGAAGTTGATAAGATAAAGACCAATGCGTTAACCGAGGAAtcgcgaaagaaaatttcgacgaacgatttcgaagaaaaattatacaccgtaaaagaagaaaaaatcgacgaTATCCCAAAATCAAAAACGACAAAAACGGAGAGAATGATGGAAGTTGACAGTCCTAAGAAAACTTTCGTAACCACGACGAGTATAAAAATCGAACCTACGAAGATTGACGAGGAATATATCGATGAACCTACGGCGGGAAATTCGAAAGTCGCCGATGAACTTTCTGTTAAACCAAAGAAAACATTCCTGACGACTTTGAAGATTGGTAATTCGATAAAACCAGAAATTAAAGATGAAACGAAGACAACGATCGAAGTTGAAAGTCCTAAAAAAACATTCATAAGCACGGCAAGTATAAAAATCGAACCTCCAAAGATTGACGAAGAATATATCGATGAATCCATAGCAGGAAATTCGAAAATCTCCGATGAACTTTCTGAAAAACCAAAGAAAACATTTCTGACTACTTTGAAAATCGGTAATTCGATAAAACCCGAAATTAAAGACGAAACGAAGAGAACGATCGAAGTTGAAAGTCCTAAGAAAACGTTCATAAGCACGGCAAGTATAAAAATCGAACCTCCAAAGATTGATGAAGAATATATCGATGAATCTATAGCAGGAAGTTCGAAAATCTCCGAGGAACTTTCTGAAAAACCAAAGAAAACATTTCTGACGACTTTAAAAGTTGGTAATTCGGAAAAACCagaaattaaaaacgaaagggaGAAGACGATTGAAGTTGGAAAACCTAAGAAAACGTTTATAAGCACGGCAAGTATAAAAATCGAACCTCCAAAGATTGACGAAGAATATATCGATGAACCTATGGCAGAAAGTTCGAAAATCTCCGAGGAACTTTCTGAAAAACCAAAGAAAACATTTCTGACGACTTTGAAAATTGGTAATTCGGTAAAAccagaaattaaaaatgaaaaggagaagaCGATTGAAGTTGGAAGACCTAAGAAAACGTTCATAAGCACGGCAAGTATAAAAATCGAACCTCCAAAAATTGACGAAGAATATATCGATGAACTTATGGTAGAAAGTTCGAAAATCTCCGATGAACTTTCTGAAAAACCAAAGAAAACATTTCTGACGACTTTGAAAAGTAGTAATTCGGTAAAACCAGAAATTAAAGATGAAACGAAGAGAACGATCGAAGTTGAGAGTCCTAAGAAAACATTCATAAGCACGGCAAGTATAAAAATCGAACCTCCAAAGATTGACGAAGAATATATCGATGAATCTATAGCAGGAAGTTCGAAAATCTCCGATGAACTTTCTGAAAAACCAAAGAAAACATTTCTGACTACTTTGAAAATCGGTAATTCGATAAAACCCGAAATTAAAGACGAAACGAAGAGGACGATCGAAGTTGAAAGTCCTAAGAAAACGTTCATAAGCACGGCAAGTATAAAAATCGAACCTCCAAAGATTGACGAAGAATATATCGATGAATCTATAGCAGGAAGTTCGAAAATCTCCGATGAACTTTCTGAAAAACCAAAGAAAACATTTCTGACTACTTTGAAAATCGGTAATTCGATAAAACCCGAAATTAAAGACGAAAATGAGAAAACGATCGAAAACAGAGATTCTAAAAAAACATTCGTAACAAAGGCATTCATCAAAGTCGAACCAGAGGATTATGAAGAGAAACAATTAAAGACAAAACTATTTAAAATCAATCCAATAGAAATGAGAATAAATCTGAACAATAAAGAAGGTTATGAAAATCATGAAAGGGAAAACGTGAAAGTTCAGTCGGGAAAATCATCTAGCAGTTTATATAAGTCAACTGTGAATTTCGTTTTGAAAGGAACTGATGAAAATGATCTGAAGAAGAGCGTAGGTACGAATACTATCGCGACAATATcgataggaaagaaagaagatgaagtgaaagagaaggaaaaatcgGACGTAGGAACAAACGAAAAGATCGTATCGGTGTTGACGGAGATTAAATACGACGAACCCGAAGCAATCGCCGAGCTATTTCGAAGCGCGTTGACTCGAAATTTTCAGTTGGATAACGATATCGTCGATCGATCCTGcgaatcgaaatacgaaagcTCGGAAACAGGGAACTGTTATACGATGGCTTTATCGTTCCCAGAAAATCGCTTCCCATGGAGAATCGGTAAGTCCTTGCTAATCTGGTGCAAATAAATCTCAAGATAATTAACggattttcgatgatactgAACGCGTGGCcggttgataaaaaaaaatggaaggagagagaaagagagagagagagaaagagagagagagagagagaaaatagagattGTATAAAAGGACAAAACGAAAATTGTACGGAGAATTAAATGAATCGAATAGAGgggtaaataaaaatttcgtgAATTCGTTAATTATCCCACGAAGAAAAGTCAATAGGAAGATATATAGCTTTActatatagagaaattcaatttataattaattcactCTGATTAATTCAgctatagaaaaagagaaagacagagagagagagagagagagagagagagagagagagagagagaagaaagggaaagaaataaataaaagaatcaatGTTACTTTACAGATATCAAGAAGCACGAGAACGGTATAAAACATTTGAATAATCAAAGCCGAGATGctgaaaatacattttatccGGAGGAAACATGGAGCAAACTAAATACATGCAAGTATAATACTGAAACGACAAGATTTCCGTTCGTAAATTTCGATCGTGATACTTCGAATATTACCATCCAAAATAACAAAGGTATATTATCAGAAATAATCTCTTTAATGAGTAATCAGATATCATATTTCGGTAGTGCGATCAATAAAATCCCGTTATTCAGAAATATTCCATTGAGTTTTGATGGATCCGTGCTTGATAAGATTAATTTGACAtcgagtaattattattcgaagaaTAGGTCGAAAGATTTCGAAAAGATTTGGGCCAATCCTTGCAAAGAATATCTTGCAATATTCGAAGACGTAAGGAAGCTCGACGAtgatgaaatagaaaatcttGATTGTTTTGTAGCGTCCAATTCGaaacgatcgattaaaaagtTAGATAAAAAGGTACAACGCGTTATCAGGAATGGCTCGTCACGTATACCAAGGAAAGACGATAACAAAGAGATACGAGATAGGTTGAGATATATGATCATCAAAgacaaggataataaaaaaagttatttgATGCCTGAGGATTCGTTTCGCGGTCACAACTCGCAACCCTATCCAAGACCAAATCTTGCTCGACCGTACAAGATACGAAGAAATTTGCTGATCCGTAGTCGTCTCAAAGACTACAACGCGTTCAAACAAAATCTTCCTCCTTTCACAATCGTAAAACGAACGCACGTTGGAAACCGGAAATCTTTTTGTGATACGActgaagaggagaagaggagaCAAACGTTTTCTCGCGTAAAGAATGTCAAGAAAGACGAAAACTTCTTTTCCTTGCCTttgataaaggaaaagaattcgAAAATTAGTTCTACGCTTGAGAAATCGTCCACGTCAAAGGCAATACCCAACGAATCTGACACAAAGACCACGGTAACTTTCTTTTCAAACGATTCCTGAGTGTCCATCGAAAAAAAACGTCACTTTCGAGATTCATGATTATTGAAAGtactattttaaaaatcaacagaaaagaaaaagaaaaaagaacaccaataatttccaataaaattttatcctaattatttttaataaaaaaaagagaaaaggggaaagaatATCTCGATGAGACAAGatacattataatttctttttctttatttaataacttttactATCTCGTCAAATAATTGTTTTACCGCTATAGCCATTTAATTAAGAATTCGAGAAACTTGGCGTAGTTATAGATACTACAACAAAATCCAACAGCCGaatattcgtataataatagatttgtTTTTGTATACTATAGCGGGAGGAAAATGAGTGAAAGGAAGGGGGTGAtatgaaaaagtatatatgtatgtatatatctatgttgtATGacaacgtatacatacatatagaatttttcaattgttcgcacacatacacacgcaacacgcacacgcacactc includes:
- the LOC124425325 gene encoding uncharacterized protein LOC124425325, producing MQGPFGQFYQQENYSSAQYPCTTQLPNNTTNFCQGIPCQNTMSPMQTQANNCGSLPQNIIDQIRSCIPNTAPIFIIPGGCQQPLVTTTQQAPPIPDILNPLTSSNKQSNYIPSPLSPIYPPFFYPYPIPFPLFDPYGTRSNEQQKNCGCSSKGNGEITGPKQFPALPYPHSSYYEEEHRCTNTTDDTICSKRNCPSAISLQALASQLLSIQGIISCTATRLLLRKIPGSNITTTMEDTMERAQRSINALNKDQLLGESRNSQQVNALINLHMTANPPANIIPILTLVQLKVNVLKAQVENLINTKLMETQGLEIEATDSIDPTILALKTDAELREFLVILKQKECDERVNLNFAPYRSQRVIAESRLSNVQKKIQQIEVEFERRRCNVAPSISLSSRIVREFAETPGNFSSHSGYPDLTISKRKTIESRESPDPFAITFKSPRKLRLKPHVGSPETTYDYSNKKKDQVKTTCNDKGSQIESKTKEKKRTDRTNLKNCNCYDESSSDESSEEDKKKKLQLQIDKRGNVTVTSEAKLKNVSFMKLASNVSLRTVKPSDVFEKRDRKVKPSRTEIDSNDIREPSLPTVPKVEEISEVTETDEPSVSADVDLVPDVKPYDTVGEKKRESIESAELTLDEFKDDADKDKKEETKVSISNVNITDEEKIKKIVNLSHFKELTPSNDKEVQIPESKLDKTSASIEEGVIEVDKIKTNALTEESRKKISTNDFEEKLYTVKEEKIDDIPKSKTTKTERMMEVDSPKKTFVTTTSIKIEPTKIDEEYIDEPTAGNSKVADELSVKPKKTFLTTLKIGNSIKPEIKDETKTTIEVESPKKTFISTASIKIEPPKIDEEYIDESIAGNSKISDELSEKPKKTFLTTLKIGNSIKPEIKDETKRTIEVESPKKTFISTASIKIEPPKIDEEYIDESIAGSSKISEELSEKPKKTFLTTLKVGNSEKPEIKNEREKTIEVGKPKKTFISTASIKIEPPKIDEEYIDEPMAESSKISEELSEKPKKTFLTTLKIGNSVKPEIKNEKEKTIEVGRPKKTFISTASIKIEPPKIDEEYIDELMVESSKISDELSEKPKKTFLTTLKSSNSVKPEIKDETKRTIEVESPKKTFISTASIKIEPPKIDEEYIDESIAGSSKISDELSEKPKKTFLTTLKIGNSIKPEIKDETKRTIEVESPKKTFISTASIKIEPPKIDEEYIDESIAGSSKISDELSEKPKKTFLTTLKIGNSIKPEIKDENEKTIENRDSKKTFVTKAFIKVEPEDYEEKQLKTKLFKINPIEMRINLNNKEGYENHERENVKVQSGKSSSSLYKSTVNFVLKGTDENDLKKSVGTNTIATISIGKKEDEVKEKEKSDVGTNEKIVSVLTEIKYDEPEAIAELFRSALTRNFQLDNDIVDRSCESKYESSETGNCYTMALSFPENRFPWRIDIKKHENGIKHLNNQSRDAENTFYPEETWSKLNTCKYNTETTRFPFVNFDRDTSNITIQNNKGILSEIISLMSNQISYFGSAINKIPLFRNIPLSFDGSVLDKINLTSSNYYSKNRSKDFEKIWANPCKEYLAIFEDVRKLDDDEIENLDCFVASNSKRSIKKLDKKVQRVIRNGSSRIPRKDDNKEIRDRLRYMIIKDKDNKKSYLMPEDSFRGHNSQPYPRPNLARPYKIRRNLLIRSRLKDYNAFKQNLPPFTIVKRTHVGNRKSFCDTTEEEKRRQTFSRVKNVKKDENFFSLPLIKEKNSKISSTLEKSSTSKAIPNESDTKTTVTFFSNDS